One Ricinus communis isolate WT05 ecotype wild-type chromosome 1, ASM1957865v1, whole genome shotgun sequence DNA window includes the following coding sequences:
- the LOC8289161 gene encoding probable WRKY transcription factor 3, with the protein MSENETHHSPPPAPSPASTTSASSAPAKSSTSSRPTTITLPPRSFNETFFSTPTPNMGLGLGFSPGPMTLVSSFFSDSDDFKSFSQLLAGAMASPAAVKAPPFPPPAQEDKISAIGVTRTPANLSIVPPPPTFSPVALLDSPGFGFFSPQGPFGMTHQQALAQVTAQAAEANSHIHIQAQYSSAPATSSTQFSSISTNSTIHQQMPSSIPDTNASEKELSDFSFPDQRAQASSVTVDKPADDGYNWRKYGQKQVKGSEFPRSYYKCTHPSCPVKKKVERSLDGQVTEIIYKGQHNHHPPLPNKRGKDAGNMNGNQNNQTDSGLASQFQIGNVNKLKDRKDQESRQAMPEHLSGTSDSEEVGDTETGIDENDEDEPEAKRRNTEVRVTEPVSSHRTVTEPRIIVQTTSEVDLLDDGYRWRKYGQKIVKGNPYPRSYYKCTTVGCKVRKHVERAATDPRAVVTTYEGKHNHDVPAAKGSSHNIAHSNSSELKQQNVEKNAVNNRRRDSSTNNRPPIAQLRLKEEQIT; encoded by the exons ATGTCCGAAAACGAAACCCACCACTCTCCTCCTCCAGCGCCGTCGCCGGCATCCACCACCTCCGCGTCTTCAGCACCAGCAAAATCCTCCACGTCCTCACGCCCAACCACAATTACTCTCCCGCCACGCTCCTTCAACGAAACATTCTTCTCCACTCCTACTCCAAATATGGGTTTGGGCTTGGGCTTTAGTCCTGGGCCCATGACTCTTGTCTCCAGCTTCTTCTCTGATTCCGATGACTTCAAATCCTTCTCTCAGCTTCTCGCCGGCGCTATGGCTTCGCCGGCAGCTGTCAAAGCTCCTCCCTTTCCTCCTCCTGCTCAAGAAGATAAAATCTCCGCCATAGGGGTCACTAGGACGCCGGCGAATTTGTCGATCGTTCCGCCGCCGCCGACGTTCTCTCCGGTGGCTCTTCTTGATTCACCTGGGTTTGGGTTCTTTTCTCCTCAG GGGCCTTTTGGAATGACACACCAGCAAGCCCTAGCCCAGGTTACTGCTCAGGCTGCAGAAGCCAATTCCCATATACATATTCAAGCACAATATTCATCAGCACCAGCAACATCTTCGACCCAATTTTCATCCATCAGCACTAATTCAACCATTCACCAGCAGATGCCTTCATCAATACCAGACACTAATGCATCTGAGAAGGAATTGTCAGACTTCTCGTTTCCTGATCAGAGAGCACAAGCTTCTTCAGTCACTGTTGATAAACCTGCTGATGATGGCTACAATTGGCGAAAATATGGGCAGAAGCAGGTGAAGGGCAGTGAATTTCCTCGAAGTTATTACAAATGTACACATCCTAGTTGTCCTGTCAAGAAAAAGGTTGAGCGATCTCTTGATGGTCAAGTAACCGAAATTATCTATAAAGGACAGCACAACCATCATCCTCCTCTACCCAATAAGCGTGGGAAGGATGCTGGAAATATGAATGGAAATCAGAATAATCAAACTGATTCAGGACTAGCTTCCCAATTTCAAATTGGAAATGTGAACAAATTGAAAGATAGGAAGGATCAAGAATCAAGGCAGGCTATGCCTGAACATTTATCTGGGACAAGCGACAGCGAGGAAGTCGGTGATACTGAAACTGGTATAGatgaaaatgatgaagatGAACCCGAGGCTAAGAGAAG AAATACAGAAGTCAGGGTAACAGAGCCAGTTTCTTCACATAGGACTGTTACAGAGCCTAGAATCATTGTACAGACGACCAGTGAGGTTGATCTTTTGGATGATGGCTATAGATGGCGCAAATATGGACAGAAGATTGTCAAAGGCAATCCTTATCCAAG GAGCTACTATAAATGCACAACTGTAGGCTGCAAAGTCCGTAAACATGTTGAGAGAGCTGCAACAGATCCAAGAGCAGTTGTAACAACATATGAAGGAAAACATAATCATGATGTACCAGCGGCAAAAGGGAGCAGCCATAATATAGCCCATAGTAATTCATCTGAgctaaaacaacaaaatgtgGAGAAGAATGCTGTAAATAACAGAAGAAGGGACTCGAGCACCAATAATCGGCCACCTATAGCGCAGTTGCGATTAAAGGAAGAGCAGATAACTTAG